In Vitis vinifera cultivar Pinot Noir 40024 chromosome 17, ASM3070453v1, one genomic interval encodes:
- the LOC100245571 gene encoding reticulon-like protein B9, with protein MQDPTPPVKLFGRQRSIHEVLGGGTVADVLLWRNKIASAALLIGSEVMWFLFEVVEYSFVSLLCHILITAMLVLFIWSTLSEHFKWPPFEIPEIILDEYAFNSIASILHERLNQFLSIIVDISCGKDLPLFFLTLVSLWILSVMGNYCSFCKLLFVGVLFLETLPFLYERYEEDVDHHAIIMHQQIKKMLSEVNLSLLNKVPRGPVKEKKTT; from the exons ATGCAAGATCCGACACCGCCGGTAAAGCTCTTTGGTCGTCAAAGGTCCATACATGAAGTTCTAGGAGGAGGAACAG TTGCAGATGTGCTGCTATGGAGGAACAAAATAGCATCGGCTGCACTTCTGATTGGGAGTGAAGTCATGTGGTTTCTTTTCGAGGTTGTTGAGTACAGTTTTGTGTCCCTTCTTTGTCACATTCTCATCACAGCAATGCTTGTGCTATTCATATGGAGCACTCTTTCTGAACATTTCAAATG GCCTCCTTTTGAGATCCCTGAAATCATTTTAGATGAGTACGCATTCAACTCAATTGCTTCAATCCTCCATGAAAGATTGAACCAGTTCTTGTCGATCATCGTCGACATCTCATGTGGAAAAGACCTACCACTCTTCTTTTTG ACCCTTGTTTCTCTATGGATTCTGTCTGTGATGGGAAACTATTGCAGCTTCTGCAAACTTCTGTTCGTTG GCGTGCTCTTCTTGGAAACATTGCCATTTCTGTACGAGCGGTATGAGGAAGATGTTGATCACCATGCTATCATAATGCATCAACAGATAAAGAAAATGCTCAGCGAGGTCAATCTAAGTTTGCTCAACAAGGTTCCAAGAGGACCAGTGAAAGAGAAGAAGACCACATAA
- the LOC100250697 gene encoding L-Ala-D/L-amino acid epimerase isoform X1, whose amino-acid sequence MALIGFSLHSQFLCSKPRTSKPRRIGPSSPSGSAVVKMAVATPTTFGFKNLIETFTVDVQRAEGRPLNVPLIAPFTIASSRLERVENVAIRIELKNGCVGWGEGPILPFVTAENQATAMAKAAEVCEVLRRRPAMTLGMLLGEIGEALPGHEFASVRAGVEMALIDAVANSMGIPLWRLFGGVSNAITTDITIPIVSPADAAELATKYRKQGFKTLKLKVGKNLNADIEVLQAIRVAHPDCLFILDANEGYTPKEAIEVLEKLHGKEMGVTPVLFEQPVHRDDWEGLGHVSKVARDKYGVSVAADESCRSLVDVKKIVEGNLANVINIKLAKVGVLGALEIIDAARAAGLDLMIGGMVETRLAMGFAGHLAAGLGCFKFIDLDTPLLLSEDPVQEGYDEIKLWLLPQLQNSEQQQILLVPLSCQLCFLFLIRL is encoded by the exons ATGGCCTTGATTGGGTTCTCACTTCACTCACAATTTCTCTGCTCCAAACCCAGGACCTCAAAGCCCAGAAGAATCGGACCCAGCTCGCCGTCGGGCTCCGCCGTGGTGAAAATGGCGGTGGCGACACCCACGACCTTTGGGTTCAAGAATTTGATAGAGACGTTCACGGTGGATGTGCAGAGAGCGGAGGGGAGGCCCTTGAATGTGCCCTTGATCGCCCCTTTTACTATTGCATCGTCGAGGCTGGAGAGGGTGGAGAACGTGGCGATTAGAATTGAGTTGAAGAATGGGTGTGTGGGGTGGGGTGAGGGCCCGATTCTGCCGTTTGTGACTGCGGAGAATCAGGCGACAGCGATGGCTAAGGCGGCGGAGGTTTGCGAGGTTCTGCGGCGGAGACCGGCGATGACTCTGGGTATGTTGTTGGGTGAGATTGGTGAGGCTCTTCCTGGTCATGAATTTGCTTCT GTTAGGGCGGGAGTTGAGATGGCATTGATTGATGCAGTTGCTAATAGCATGGGCATCCCTTTGTGGAGACTATTTGGTGGAGTGTCAAATGCCATAACTACTGATATAACA ATTCCAATTGTTTCCCCTGCTGATGCTGCTGAATTGGCTACAAAGTATCGCAAACAAGGATTCAAGACCTTGAAGCTTAAGGTGGGAAAGAATCTGAATGCAGACATAGAAGTTCTTCAAGCCATTCGTGTGGCACACCCTGATTGCTTATTTATCTTGGATGCTAATGAAGGATACACTCCAAAGGAAGCCATTGAAGTTCTTGAAAAGCTACATGGTAAAG AAATGGGAGTGACTCCTGTTCTATTTGAACAACCTGTTCATAGGGATGATTGGGAAGGTCTTGGTCATGTTAGTAAAGTTGCAAGAGACAAATATGGGGTATCTGTTGCCGCTGATGAGAGCTGCCGGAGTTTAGTTGATGTTAAGAAAATAGTGGAAGGAAACCTTGCAAATGTCATTAATATTAAACTAGCAAAAGTTGGGGTCCTTGGGGCCCTTGAAATTATTGATGCAGCAAGAGCAGCGGGGCTTGATCTAATGATAGGTGGCATGGTTGAAACTAGATTAGCGATGGGCTTTGCTGGCCATCTTGCTGCTGGCCTTGGGTGTTTCAA ATTCATTGACCTAGATACACCTCTTTTGCTGTCAGAAGATCCCGTTCAGGAGGGATATGATG AAATTAAACTTTGGTTGCTTCCACAACTTCAAAACTCTGAGCAACAGCAGATCTTATTAGTTCCTCTTAGTTGTCAATTAtgcttcctttttttaataagactttgA
- the LOC100250697 gene encoding L-Ala-D/L-amino acid epimerase isoform X3: MALIGFSLHSQFLCSKPRTSKPRRIGPSSPSGSAVVKMAVATPTTFGFKNLIETFTVDVQRAEGRPLNVPLIAPFTIASSRLERVENVAIRIELKNGCVGWGEGPILPFVTAENQATAMAKAAEVCEVLRRRPAMTLGMLLGEIGEALPGHEFASVRAGVEMALIDAVANSMGIPLWRLFGGVSNAITTDITIPIVSPADAAELATKYRKQGFKTLKLKVGKNLNADIEVLQAIRVAHPDCLFILDANEGYTPKEAIEVLEKLHGKEMGVTPVLFEQPVHRDDWEGLGHVSKVARDKYGVSVAADESCRSLVDVKKIVEGNLANVINIKLAKVGVLGALEIIDAARAAGLDLMIGGMVETRLAMGFAGHLAAGLGCFKFIDLDTPLLLSEDPVQEGYDVSGAVYKFTNARGHGGFLHWDNIA; the protein is encoded by the exons ATGGCCTTGATTGGGTTCTCACTTCACTCACAATTTCTCTGCTCCAAACCCAGGACCTCAAAGCCCAGAAGAATCGGACCCAGCTCGCCGTCGGGCTCCGCCGTGGTGAAAATGGCGGTGGCGACACCCACGACCTTTGGGTTCAAGAATTTGATAGAGACGTTCACGGTGGATGTGCAGAGAGCGGAGGGGAGGCCCTTGAATGTGCCCTTGATCGCCCCTTTTACTATTGCATCGTCGAGGCTGGAGAGGGTGGAGAACGTGGCGATTAGAATTGAGTTGAAGAATGGGTGTGTGGGGTGGGGTGAGGGCCCGATTCTGCCGTTTGTGACTGCGGAGAATCAGGCGACAGCGATGGCTAAGGCGGCGGAGGTTTGCGAGGTTCTGCGGCGGAGACCGGCGATGACTCTGGGTATGTTGTTGGGTGAGATTGGTGAGGCTCTTCCTGGTCATGAATTTGCTTCT GTTAGGGCGGGAGTTGAGATGGCATTGATTGATGCAGTTGCTAATAGCATGGGCATCCCTTTGTGGAGACTATTTGGTGGAGTGTCAAATGCCATAACTACTGATATAACA ATTCCAATTGTTTCCCCTGCTGATGCTGCTGAATTGGCTACAAAGTATCGCAAACAAGGATTCAAGACCTTGAAGCTTAAGGTGGGAAAGAATCTGAATGCAGACATAGAAGTTCTTCAAGCCATTCGTGTGGCACACCCTGATTGCTTATTTATCTTGGATGCTAATGAAGGATACACTCCAAAGGAAGCCATTGAAGTTCTTGAAAAGCTACATGGTAAAG AAATGGGAGTGACTCCTGTTCTATTTGAACAACCTGTTCATAGGGATGATTGGGAAGGTCTTGGTCATGTTAGTAAAGTTGCAAGAGACAAATATGGGGTATCTGTTGCCGCTGATGAGAGCTGCCGGAGTTTAGTTGATGTTAAGAAAATAGTGGAAGGAAACCTTGCAAATGTCATTAATATTAAACTAGCAAAAGTTGGGGTCCTTGGGGCCCTTGAAATTATTGATGCAGCAAGAGCAGCGGGGCTTGATCTAATGATAGGTGGCATGGTTGAAACTAGATTAGCGATGGGCTTTGCTGGCCATCTTGCTGCTGGCCTTGGGTGTTTCAA ATTCATTGACCTAGATACACCTCTTTTGCTGTCAGAAGATCCCGTTCAGGAGGGATATGATG TCTCGGGTGCTGTTTACAAGTTCACAAATGCCAGGGGCCATGGTGGTTTCCTTCATTGGGATAATATTGCCTA A
- the LOC100250697 gene encoding L-Ala-D/L-amino acid epimerase isoform X2, translating to MALIGFSLHSQFLCSKPRTSKPRRIGPSSPSGSAVVKMAVATPTTFGFKNLIETFTVDVQRAEGRPLNVPLIAPFTIASSRLERVENVAIRIELKNGCVGWGEGPILPFVTAENQATAMAKAAEVCEVLRRRPAMTLGMLLGEIGEALPGHEFASVRAGVEMALIDAVANSMGIPLWRLFGGVSNAITTDITIPIVSPADAAELATKYRKQGFKTLKLKVGKNLNADIEVLQAIRVAHPDCLFILDANEGYTPKEAIEVLEKLHEMGVTPVLFEQPVHRDDWEGLGHVSKVARDKYGVSVAADESCRSLVDVKKIVEGNLANVINIKLAKVGVLGALEIIDAARAAGLDLMIGGMVETRLAMGFAGHLAAGLGCFKFIDLDTPLLLSEDPVQEGYDEIKLWLLPQLQNSEQQQILLVPLSCQLCFLFLIRL from the exons ATGGCCTTGATTGGGTTCTCACTTCACTCACAATTTCTCTGCTCCAAACCCAGGACCTCAAAGCCCAGAAGAATCGGACCCAGCTCGCCGTCGGGCTCCGCCGTGGTGAAAATGGCGGTGGCGACACCCACGACCTTTGGGTTCAAGAATTTGATAGAGACGTTCACGGTGGATGTGCAGAGAGCGGAGGGGAGGCCCTTGAATGTGCCCTTGATCGCCCCTTTTACTATTGCATCGTCGAGGCTGGAGAGGGTGGAGAACGTGGCGATTAGAATTGAGTTGAAGAATGGGTGTGTGGGGTGGGGTGAGGGCCCGATTCTGCCGTTTGTGACTGCGGAGAATCAGGCGACAGCGATGGCTAAGGCGGCGGAGGTTTGCGAGGTTCTGCGGCGGAGACCGGCGATGACTCTGGGTATGTTGTTGGGTGAGATTGGTGAGGCTCTTCCTGGTCATGAATTTGCTTCT GTTAGGGCGGGAGTTGAGATGGCATTGATTGATGCAGTTGCTAATAGCATGGGCATCCCTTTGTGGAGACTATTTGGTGGAGTGTCAAATGCCATAACTACTGATATAACA ATTCCAATTGTTTCCCCTGCTGATGCTGCTGAATTGGCTACAAAGTATCGCAAACAAGGATTCAAGACCTTGAAGCTTAAGGTGGGAAAGAATCTGAATGCAGACATAGAAGTTCTTCAAGCCATTCGTGTGGCACACCCTGATTGCTTATTTATCTTGGATGCTAATGAAGGATACACTCCAAAGGAAGCCATTGAAGTTCTTGAAAAGCTACATG AAATGGGAGTGACTCCTGTTCTATTTGAACAACCTGTTCATAGGGATGATTGGGAAGGTCTTGGTCATGTTAGTAAAGTTGCAAGAGACAAATATGGGGTATCTGTTGCCGCTGATGAGAGCTGCCGGAGTTTAGTTGATGTTAAGAAAATAGTGGAAGGAAACCTTGCAAATGTCATTAATATTAAACTAGCAAAAGTTGGGGTCCTTGGGGCCCTTGAAATTATTGATGCAGCAAGAGCAGCGGGGCTTGATCTAATGATAGGTGGCATGGTTGAAACTAGATTAGCGATGGGCTTTGCTGGCCATCTTGCTGCTGGCCTTGGGTGTTTCAA ATTCATTGACCTAGATACACCTCTTTTGCTGTCAGAAGATCCCGTTCAGGAGGGATATGATG AAATTAAACTTTGGTTGCTTCCACAACTTCAAAACTCTGAGCAACAGCAGATCTTATTAGTTCCTCTTAGTTGTCAATTAtgcttcctttttttaataagactttgA
- the LOC100250697 gene encoding L-Ala-D/L-amino acid epimerase isoform X4: protein MALIGFSLHSQFLCSKPRTSKPRRIGPSSPSGSAVVKMAVATPTTFGFKNLIETFTVDVQRAEGRPLNVPLIAPFTIASSRLERVENVAIRIELKNGCVGWGEGPILPFVTAENQATAMAKAAEVCEVLRRRPAMTLGMLLGEIGEALPGHEFASVRAGVEMALIDAVANSMGIPLWRLFGGVSNAITTDITIPIVSPADAAELATKYRKQGFKTLKLKVGKNLNADIEVLQAIRVAHPDCLFILDANEGYTPKEAIEVLEKLHEMGVTPVLFEQPVHRDDWEGLGHVSKVARDKYGVSVAADESCRSLVDVKKIVEGNLANVINIKLAKVGVLGALEIIDAARAAGLDLMIGGMVETRLAMGFAGHLAAGLGCFKFIDLDTPLLLSEDPVQEGYDVSGAVYKFTNARGHGGFLHWDNIA from the exons ATGGCCTTGATTGGGTTCTCACTTCACTCACAATTTCTCTGCTCCAAACCCAGGACCTCAAAGCCCAGAAGAATCGGACCCAGCTCGCCGTCGGGCTCCGCCGTGGTGAAAATGGCGGTGGCGACACCCACGACCTTTGGGTTCAAGAATTTGATAGAGACGTTCACGGTGGATGTGCAGAGAGCGGAGGGGAGGCCCTTGAATGTGCCCTTGATCGCCCCTTTTACTATTGCATCGTCGAGGCTGGAGAGGGTGGAGAACGTGGCGATTAGAATTGAGTTGAAGAATGGGTGTGTGGGGTGGGGTGAGGGCCCGATTCTGCCGTTTGTGACTGCGGAGAATCAGGCGACAGCGATGGCTAAGGCGGCGGAGGTTTGCGAGGTTCTGCGGCGGAGACCGGCGATGACTCTGGGTATGTTGTTGGGTGAGATTGGTGAGGCTCTTCCTGGTCATGAATTTGCTTCT GTTAGGGCGGGAGTTGAGATGGCATTGATTGATGCAGTTGCTAATAGCATGGGCATCCCTTTGTGGAGACTATTTGGTGGAGTGTCAAATGCCATAACTACTGATATAACA ATTCCAATTGTTTCCCCTGCTGATGCTGCTGAATTGGCTACAAAGTATCGCAAACAAGGATTCAAGACCTTGAAGCTTAAGGTGGGAAAGAATCTGAATGCAGACATAGAAGTTCTTCAAGCCATTCGTGTGGCACACCCTGATTGCTTATTTATCTTGGATGCTAATGAAGGATACACTCCAAAGGAAGCCATTGAAGTTCTTGAAAAGCTACATG AAATGGGAGTGACTCCTGTTCTATTTGAACAACCTGTTCATAGGGATGATTGGGAAGGTCTTGGTCATGTTAGTAAAGTTGCAAGAGACAAATATGGGGTATCTGTTGCCGCTGATGAGAGCTGCCGGAGTTTAGTTGATGTTAAGAAAATAGTGGAAGGAAACCTTGCAAATGTCATTAATATTAAACTAGCAAAAGTTGGGGTCCTTGGGGCCCTTGAAATTATTGATGCAGCAAGAGCAGCGGGGCTTGATCTAATGATAGGTGGCATGGTTGAAACTAGATTAGCGATGGGCTTTGCTGGCCATCTTGCTGCTGGCCTTGGGTGTTTCAA ATTCATTGACCTAGATACACCTCTTTTGCTGTCAGAAGATCCCGTTCAGGAGGGATATGATG TCTCGGGTGCTGTTTACAAGTTCACAAATGCCAGGGGCCATGGTGGTTTCCTTCATTGGGATAATATTGCCTA A
- the LOC109279843 gene encoding uncharacterized protein LOC109279843 precursor yields the protein MNHQLILSLSFSLSLSLSTISVRAKMKVSYIAVCAVLVLLLAEAHITVAVTCSPTELSSCVGAITSSTPPSKLCCSKIKEQKPCLCQYLKNPNLKKFVNSPNARKVASTCGTPIPKC from the coding sequence ATGAACCATCAActcatcctctctctctctttctctctctctctctctctttcaaccaTATCTGTGAGAGCAAAAATGAAGGTATCATATATTGCAGTTTGTGCCGTACTGGTGCTACTCCTTGCTGAAGCACACATCACAGTGGCAGTAACATGCAGCCCCACGGAACTGAGCTCTTGCGTTGGTGCAATCACATCATCAACTCCACCGTCTAAACTATGCTGTAGCAAGATCAAGGAACAGAAGCCTTGCCTTTGCCAGTACCTCAAGAACCCCAACCTCAAGAAGTTTGTCAACTCCCCTAATGCCAGGAAGGTTGCTAGCACTTGTGGGACTCCCATCCCTAAGTGCTAG
- the LOC100266348 gene encoding kinesin-like protein NACK1 → MTVRTPSTPASKTDRTPVSTPGGSRVKEEKIVVTVRLRPLSKKEQSAKDQVAWDCIDDHTIVFKPPPQERSPQLASFTFDKVFGPASLTETVYEEGVKNVALSALMGINATIFAYGQTSSGKTYTMRGITEKAVNDIYKHIINSPERDFTIKISGLEIYNENVKDLLNSESGRNLKLLDDPEKGTVVEKLVEETANNDQHLRHLISICEAQRQVGETALNDNSSRSHQIIRLTIESTLRENSGCVKSFVASLNFVDLAGSERASQTHADGARLREGCHINLSLMTLTTVIRKLSVGKRSGHIPYRDSKLTRILQHSLGGNARTAIICTLSPALTHVEQSRNTLFFATRAKEVTNNAQVNMVVSDKQLVKHLQKEVARLEAELRTPDPSKEKDLKIQKMEMEIEELRRQRDLAQSQVDELRKKIQDDPQPQSSNPFDSPRPVKKCLSFSGALSPKLDGKEPGHGDRIRNTMGRQTMRQSSTAPFTLMHEIRKLEHLQEQLGEEANRALEVLQKEVACHRLGNQDAAETIAKLQAEIREMQAVRSVPKEVEVGSVVATNKSVSANLKEEITKLHSQGSTIADLEEQLENVQKSIDKLVLSLPSNNQQSNNESIVKTKSQSKKKKLIPLASSNGANRQNFIRSPCSPLSSRQTLEADVENRAPENDDIVYSEIVLESEKETPTKSEEGGDVSSKEGTPGYQRSSSVNMRKMQKMFQNAAEENVRNIRAYVTELKERVAKLQYQKQLLVCQVLEMEANEAAGYNLEEENTAEPEEPPVSWHVTFREQRQQIIELWDLCFVSIIHRTQFYLLFKGDPADQIYMEVELRRLTWLQQHLAELGNASPARVGDEPTISLSSSIRALKREKEFLAKRLTTRLTLEERELLYLKWDVPLEGKQRKMQFVNKLWTDPHDAKHVQESAEVVAKLVGFCESSNMSKEMFELNFVLPADKRPWVTGWNQISNLLHL, encoded by the exons ATGACTGTTCGGACACCGAGCACACCAGCTTCAAAGACAGACAGAACACCAGTATCAACCCCTGGAGGGTCCAGAGTCAAAGAAGAGAAGATCGTGGTGACAGTACGATTAAGGCCTTTAAGTAAAAAAGAGCAGTCAGCTAAAGACCAAGTCGCATGGGATTGCATAGATGATCACACGATTGTGTTCAAGCCACCACCTCAGGAGCGTTCACCTCAACTAGCCTCATTTACATTTG ATAAAGTCTTTGGTCCTGCTTCTTTGACTGAGACGGTATATGAAGAAGGCGTCAAGAACGTTGCTTTGTCTGCTTTGATGGGCATAAATG CAACTATATTTGCATATGGGCAAACCAGCAGTGGGAAGACTTACACAATGAGAGGAATAACAGAGAAAGCTGTTAATGATATCTATAAGCATATAATAAAT AGTCCTGAGAGAGATTTTACAATAAAGATTTCTGGACTAGAAATTTATAACGAGAATGTCAAGGACCTATTGAATTCTGAATCAGGTCGCAACCTTAAGCTGTTAGATGATCCAGAG AAAGGAACTGTGGTTGAGAAGCTAGTGGAGGAGACTGCAAATAATGACCAGCATTTAAGACATTTGATTAGCATTTGTGAAG CTCAAAGGCAAGTGGGTGAAACTGCCCTCAATGACAACAGCTCTCGATCACACCAGATAATAAGGCTG ACAATAGAAAGTACTCTCCGAGAAAATTCAGGTTGCGTCAAGTCTTTTGTTGCTAGCCTG AACTTTGTAGATCTAGCTGGAAGTGAAAGAGCCTCACAGACACATGCAGATGGTGCAAGGCTCAGGGAAGGCTGTCACATTAACCTTAGCTTGATGACTCTCACAACTGTAATCAGAAAACTCAG TGTCGGGAAAAGAAGCGGTCATATACCCTACCGAGACTCAAAACTCACTCGCATATTGCAGCACTCACTTGGTGGGAATGCTCGTACTGCAATCATCTGCACTTTGAGTCCAGCTTTGACACATGTTGAACAATCTCGGAATACACTCTTCTTTGCCACCCGAGCAAAGGAAGTGACAAATAATGCTCAAGTCAATATG GTTGTTTCAGACAAGCAGTTGGTGAAACATTTGCAGAAGGAAGTAGCCAGGCTGGAAGCAGAGCTGCGCACCCCAGATCCATCgaaggaaaaagatttgaaaatccAGAAG ATGGAGATGGAAATTGAAGAGCTAAGGCGCCAAAGAGATCTTGCACAATCCCAGGTGGAcgaattaaggaaaaaaattcagGACGACCCACAG CCTCAGAGTTCAAATCCATTTGACTCACCTCGTCCAGTGAAGAAGTGTCTCTCTTTCTCTGGTGCATTATCTCCAAAACTTGATGGCAAGGAACCAGGCCATGGTGACAGAATAAGGAATACAATGGGGAGGCAGACAATGAGGCAATCATCAACTGCTCCTTTCACATTAATGCATGAAATTCGCAAACTTGAACACCTTCAGGAGCAGCTTGGAGAAGAAGCTAATAGAGCTCTGGAAGTACTACAGAAGGAGGTGGCTTGTCATAGACTAGGTAACCAAGATGCAGCTGAGACTATTGCCAAGTTGCAAGCAGAAATAAGGGAAATGCAAGCTGTTCGATCAGTGCCAAAAGAAGTTGAAGTTGGCAGTGTTGTTGCTACTAACAAAAGTGTCAGTGCCAACCTCAAAGAAGAAATAACAAAACTTCATTCACAGGGCAGCACCATTGCAGATCTTGAGGAACAGCTTGAAAATGTTCAGAAGTCCATAGACAAATTGGTATTGTCTCTTCCAAGCAATAATCAACAGTCTAACAATGAATCAATTGTGAAGACCAAGAGTCAatcgaaaaagaaaaagttgattCCCCTAGCTTCGAGTAATGGTGCCAACAGGCAAAATTTCATAAGATCTCCCTGTTCACCTCTATCATCTAGGCAAACATTGGAGGCAGATGTTGAAAATAGAGCTCCAGAGAATGATGACATTGTGTACAGTGAGATAGTGCTGGAGTCTGAGAAGGAGACTCCTACAAAGAGTGAAGAAGGTGGAGATGTCTCATCAAAGGAGGGAACTCCTGGCTACCAACGTTCAAGTTCAGTAAACATGAGGAAAATGCAGAAAATGTTTCAGAATGCAGCAGAGGAGAATGTGAGAAACATAAGAGCATATGTGACGGAATTGAAAGAACGTGTGGCCAAGCTACAATACCAAAAGCAGCTACTTGTTTGCCAG GTGCTTGAGATGGAAGCAAATGAAGCAGCCGGATATAATTTAGAGGAAGAGAACACAGCTGAGCCAGAGGAGCCCCCAGTTTCTTGGCATGTCACTTTTAGGGAGCAAAGACAGCAAATCATTGAGTTATGGGATTTGTGCTTTGTTTCCATTATTCACAGGACACAGTTCTATTTGTTATTTAAGGGGGACCCAGCTGATCAGATATACATGGAAGTGGAGCTTAGACGGCTGACCTGGTTGCAGCAGCACTTGGCAGAGCTCGGAAATGCAAGTCCAGCTCGAGTAGGAGATGAGCCCACAATTTCTCTATCATCAAG CATTAGAGCATTGAAGCGCGAGAAAGAGTTCCTGGCAAAGAGATTAACTACTCGTTTGACCCTTGAAGAGAGAGAGCTATTGTACCTAAAGTGGGATGTTCCGCTAGAAGGGAAGCAGAGGAAGATGCAGTTTGTGAACAAGCTTTGGACGGATCCCCATGATGCCAAGCATGTACAGGAGAGCGCTGAGGTTGTGGCAAAGCTGGTAGGGTTCTGCGAAAGCAGCAATATGTCAAAGGAGATGTTTGAGCTCAATTTTGTGCTTCCAGCAGATAAGAGGCCATGGGTTACGGGCTGGAACCAAATATCAAACCTTCTTCATCTGTGA
- the LOC100244012 gene encoding uncharacterized protein LOC100244012, which translates to MLGTSLQLRRAHGEDRFYIPVKARKNQNQQRQQLQKAKSDVTEKTASSAKSKTAISENRNPEASSCSIAKPSSEPSTAPSNLDRFLESTTPSVPAQYFSKTTMRGLRTCDIEFQHYFTLGDLWESFMEWSAYGAGVPLVLDGSDPVVQYYVPYLSGIQLYVESTTSNAKSRQAGEDSDGDYYRDSSSDGSNDYEFEKGMKFSREQQACHHPASDVPIQMGRLSLREKHNTIQEGFSSDDSEASNSHGHLIFEFLEHNPPYGREPFADKILDLAREYPELKTLRSCDLLPVSWMSVAWYPIYRIPMGQTLRDLDACFLTYHSLSTPMKDGGSTQAAVEVYPSEMEGIPKISLPVFGMASYKFKGSIWRQNGTCEHQRVNSLVQAADNRLRLLEVNHPDFQFFVSHGMYRR; encoded by the exons ATGTTGGGGACTAGTTTGCAGCTTCGGCGGGCTCATGGTGAGGATCGGTTCTACATTCCCGTGAAAGCGAGGAAGAATCAGAATCAACAAAGGCAACAGCTTCAGAAAGCTAAGAGTGATGTGACTGAGAAAACCGCTTCATCTGCAAAGAGCAAAACTGCGATTTCTGAGAATAGAAACCCTGAGGCATCCTCATGTTCGATTGCTAAGCCTTCTTCCGAGCCGTCCACAGCTCCTTCTAACCTTGATCGGTTCTTGGAATCGACGACTCCTTCAGTGCCGGCGCAGTACTTCTCTAAG ACTACAATGAGGGGATTGAGGACTTGTGACATTGAGTTTCAACATTACTTCACATTGGGTGATTTGTGGGAATCTTTTATGGAATGGAGTGCGTATGGGGCAGGAGTGCCTTTGGTATTGGATGGGAGTGATCCTGTTGTTCAATACTATGTCCCATATTTATCAGGCATACAATTATATGTTGAATCTACAACTTCGAATGCTAAATCAAG GCAAGCTGGCGAGGACAGTGATGGTGACTATTACAGGGACTCAAGTAGTGATGGAAGTAATGATTACGAATTTGAAAAAGGGATGAAGTTTTCTAGGGAGCAGCAGGCTTGTCACCATCCAGCAAGTGATGTTCCTATTCAAATGGGCAGGTTGTCTTTAAGGGAAAAACACAATACAATTCAAGAAGGcttttctagtgatgatagtGAGGCTAGCAATTCTCATGGTCACCTGATTTTTGAGTTTCTTGAGCACAATCCTCCTTATGGTCGAGAACCGTTCGCCGACAAG ATACTAGATCTTGCACGTGAGTATCCTGAGCTGAAAACACTAAGAAGTTGTGACCTGCTGCCTGTCAGTTGGATGTCTGTGGCATG GTATCCCATATACCGAATACCCATGGGACAGACATTAAGGGATTTGGATGCTTGCTTTCTAACTTACCATTCTCTTTCTACACCCATGAAAG ATGGTGGAAGCACACAAGCTGCAGTAGAGGTCTATCCCAGTGAGATGGAGGGTATCCCAAAGATTTCATTACCTGTTTTTGGCATGGCTTCCTATAAGTTCAAGGGTTCCATATGGAGGCAAAATGGGACATGTGAGCATCAACGGGTGAATTCTCTCGTGCAGGCTGCAGATAACCGGTTAAGACTGCTGGAGGTCAATCACCCAGATTTCCAGTTCTTTGTTTCACATGGTATGTACCGCAGGTGA